One Edaphobacter flagellatus genomic region harbors:
- a CDS encoding carbohydrate porin, which produces MSDAPAALPEAPVPVDEQTTMFPHTEKGRYLIAGQANIIFQAHAPFHSPYDGVNSLQGRGEYKTSLVGTLFLGYQVNRNPRYATDAIVDFESAGGRGISQALGLAGFTNLDVVRNPNLGSKPYLGRVQIHQTIGLTDKLIDAERTPFSLSTQVPERRFELHVGKMSLPDYVDINSIGSDSHLQFLNWTVDNNGAWDYAADTRGYTYAMVLEYFDKDWAARYVIAAMPVVANGIDLDWAFSRANGQNFEFEWRKSLLGRLASPERKGAIRLLGYVNHAHMGNYREAVDAFLAGRDPHPDISAHAKFGNVKYGFGINAEQEITPNLRGFFRFGWNEGQQESFAYTEVDQTVEFGGDYAGRRWSRPNDKIGVAFVSNAIKRDHQNYLRYGGLGFLLGDGKLNYGRENILESYYNVHTWRGLYYALNVQFIDNPGYNRDRGPVLVEGVRMHVDF; this is translated from the coding sequence ATGAGCGATGCCCCTGCGGCCCTGCCCGAAGCGCCGGTTCCTGTCGACGAGCAGACGACGATGTTTCCTCATACGGAAAAAGGTCGCTATCTTATCGCGGGTCAGGCCAATATTATCTTTCAGGCCCATGCTCCCTTTCACTCTCCCTACGACGGCGTAAATAGTCTTCAGGGACGCGGCGAATACAAGACCTCGCTTGTCGGAACACTGTTTCTGGGATACCAGGTCAACCGCAATCCCCGTTATGCTACGGACGCTATTGTTGACTTCGAGTCGGCGGGAGGACGTGGTATCAGTCAGGCGCTTGGACTTGCCGGCTTTACGAACCTCGACGTTGTCCGTAATCCGAATTTAGGCTCCAAGCCATACCTCGGCCGCGTCCAGATTCATCAGACGATTGGCCTGACAGACAAGCTGATTGACGCAGAGCGCACACCCTTCTCGCTGTCGACCCAGGTGCCTGAGCGCCGCTTCGAGCTGCACGTCGGCAAGATGAGTTTGCCGGACTACGTCGACATCAACAGCATCGGTTCGGATAGTCATCTGCAGTTTCTCAACTGGACGGTCGACAATAATGGCGCGTGGGACTACGCCGCCGATACACGTGGATACACGTATGCTATGGTGCTCGAGTACTTCGATAAAGACTGGGCCGCACGCTATGTGATTGCAGCCATGCCGGTCGTCGCCAACGGTATCGATCTGGATTGGGCCTTCAGCCGCGCGAACGGACAGAACTTCGAGTTCGAGTGGCGCAAATCTTTGCTCGGTCGGCTTGCATCGCCGGAGCGCAAAGGGGCCATCCGCCTGCTGGGCTACGTCAATCATGCCCACATGGGCAATTATCGTGAGGCGGTCGATGCTTTCCTGGCTGGCCGCGATCCACACCCTGATATCTCGGCCCATGCGAAGTTCGGCAATGTTAAATACGGCTTTGGAATCAACGCAGAGCAGGAAATCACCCCGAATTTGCGCGGATTTTTCCGTTTCGGATGGAACGAAGGCCAGCAGGAATCCTTTGCATATACCGAGGTCGATCAGACGGTGGAGTTTGGCGGGGACTATGCAGGGCGCCGCTGGTCACGGCCAAACGACAAGATCGGTGTCGCTTTTGTCTCGAACGCGATCAAGCGCGACCATCAGAACTACCTGCGCTATGGTGGCCTGGGATTTCTGCTGGGCGATGGCAAATTGAATTACGGACGCGAAAACATCCTCGAGAGCTACTACAACGTGCATACATGGCGCGGGCTGTATTATGCGCTGAACGTGCAGTTCATCGACAACCCCGGATACAACAGAGATCGCGGACCGGTATTGGTCGAGGGCGTCCGCATGCATGTGGACTTCTAG
- a CDS encoding Nramp family divalent metal transporter, whose amino-acid sequence MNTTTSIAKPETSTQRPTLPNVFSSIAVPESGKLWRRALGFAGPGFMVAVGYMDPGNWATDLAAGSRYGYTLLFVIMASNLMAILLQSLALKLGIASERDLAQACRERYSRPATLALWIVAEIAIAACDLAEVIGSAIALQLLFHIPLILGVIITSLDVLLILLLENRGFRYLEALVMVLIGTIAVLFGIETILSRPEWFPIVRNLFVPSRAMLTNPDMLYIAISILGATVMPHNLYLHSSIVQTRAYPRTVSGKRGAIRMANLDSAVALTGALFINAAILILAAAVFHRSGHTEVAEISDAYKLLTPLLGFTGASMMFALALLASGQNSTITGTLAGQIVMEGFLDLHLPNWLRRLITRLVAIIPAVIVTAIYGSDGTAKLLVFSQVVLSMQLSFAVFPLVAFTSDRKMMGPFTNTRWVRWLSWFVAVLIAGLNIWLLVQTFR is encoded by the coding sequence ATGAACACGACGACGTCCATTGCAAAACCCGAGACTTCGACGCAGCGGCCGACGCTGCCGAATGTCTTTTCGAGTATTGCGGTGCCGGAATCGGGCAAGCTATGGCGGCGTGCCCTCGGCTTTGCGGGGCCGGGATTCATGGTTGCGGTGGGCTACATGGACCCCGGCAACTGGGCCACGGATCTGGCCGCTGGCTCCCGTTATGGCTACACGTTGTTATTCGTCATCATGGCCTCGAACCTGATGGCGATTCTGCTGCAAAGCCTTGCGCTGAAGCTGGGAATCGCGTCAGAGCGCGATCTGGCGCAGGCCTGCCGCGAGCGTTACAGCAGGCCAGCGACGCTGGCGCTGTGGATCGTTGCGGAGATTGCCATAGCCGCCTGCGATCTTGCCGAAGTGATCGGCTCCGCGATTGCGCTACAACTGCTCTTTCATATTCCGCTGATTCTCGGCGTCATCATTACGAGTCTTGATGTCCTGCTGATTCTGCTGCTGGAGAACCGCGGCTTCCGCTATCTGGAAGCGCTGGTAATGGTATTGATCGGGACGATTGCTGTCCTCTTCGGCATCGAGACGATTCTTTCGCGGCCGGAGTGGTTCCCTATCGTGCGTAATCTTTTTGTTCCTTCCCGCGCGATGCTGACCAATCCCGACATGCTGTATATCGCCATCAGCATTCTGGGAGCGACGGTGATGCCGCACAATCTTTATCTGCACTCGTCGATTGTGCAGACGCGCGCGTACCCACGCACGGTCAGCGGCAAGCGCGGAGCGATTCGTATGGCGAACCTGGATTCCGCCGTCGCGCTTACGGGGGCGCTGTTTATCAATGCAGCCATCCTGATCCTGGCGGCTGCGGTCTTTCATCGCAGCGGGCATACAGAGGTAGCCGAGATTAGTGACGCGTATAAGCTGCTGACACCTTTGCTCGGCTTCACGGGAGCGAGCATGATGTTTGCCCTGGCGCTGCTGGCTTCGGGGCAGAACTCAACCATTACCGGTACGCTGGCCGGGCAGATTGTGATGGAGGGCTTCCTCGATCTGCATCTGCCGAACTGGCTGCGGCGCCTGATTACGCGCCTGGTCGCCATCATTCCTGCTGTGATTGTTACGGCTATTTACGGCAGCGATGGAACAGCAAAACTGCTTGTCTTCAGTCAGGTTGTTTTGAGTATGCAACTCAGTTTCGCGGTCTTTCCGCTGGTTGCATTTACGAGCGACCGGAAGATGATGGGGCCGTTCACAAATACTCGCTGGGTTCGCTGGTTAAGCTGGTTTGTTGCTGTGCTGATTGCCGGGCTCAATATCTGGCTTCTGGTACAAACTTTTCGTTAA
- a CDS encoding metal-dependent transcriptional regulator, translated as MKNAITVSKEDYLKAILEAECEGQHVISATLAHWLAVSPPAVTMALKRLKRDGYVLVKNDGTIHLSAMGKETAYRTALRHHLIERMLSEIFGMEWYQVHDEAERLEHAVSPAFEAKLIEKLGEKGTCPHGNAVLPDSPARRKKRGLVSLAEAEEKTAYIVSSLYERDPKLLLFLHKLGIGPQAPVRLVTKNYDETVTVETRTGVATLGKPAAERVWVQAKR; from the coding sequence ATGAAGAATGCAATTACGGTTTCGAAGGAAGATTATCTCAAGGCGATTCTGGAGGCGGAGTGCGAGGGGCAGCATGTGATCTCCGCTACGCTAGCGCACTGGCTGGCCGTATCGCCACCTGCCGTGACGATGGCCCTGAAGCGCCTGAAGCGCGATGGCTATGTGCTGGTCAAGAATGACGGGACAATCCATCTCTCTGCCATGGGCAAGGAGACGGCCTACCGGACAGCTCTGCGGCATCATCTGATCGAACGCATGCTGTCAGAGATCTTCGGCATGGAGTGGTACCAGGTTCATGATGAAGCGGAGCGCCTGGAGCATGCCGTCTCTCCCGCGTTTGAGGCGAAGCTGATTGAGAAGCTGGGCGAGAAAGGAACCTGCCCGCATGGCAACGCGGTGTTGCCGGATAGTCCGGCACGCAGAAAGAAGCGCGGGCTGGTTTCCCTTGCCGAGGCCGAGGAGAAGACGGCCTATATCGTCTCCAGTCTTTACGAGCGCGACCCCAAACTGCTCCTGTTTCTGCACAAGCTGGGCATCGGACCGCAGGCCCCGGTTCGCCTGGTCACGAAGAACTATGACGAGACTGTTACGGTCGAAACGCGGACCGGTGTTGCCACGCTTGGCAAGCCAGCCGCGGAGAGGGTCTGGGTTCAGGCGAAACGATAG
- a CDS encoding thiazole synthase yields the protein MTPLVIAGKAFQSRLIVGTGKYEDGPQTQAAIEASGAEMVTVAVRRVNLDRSTESLLDFIDPRRYFLLPNTAGCYTAEEAIRAARLGREVGLSDWVKIEVIGDQATLYPDIQATLEATRVLVKEGFTVLPYTSDDIVFAKRLIDAGAAAVMPLGAPIGSGLGLQNTANLRILREMITEVPLIVDAGVGTASDATVAMELGFDGVLMNTAIAQAKDPLLMAEAMQHAVLAGRQAYLAGRMPRKLYATASSPLEGISR from the coding sequence ATGACACCTCTGGTAATTGCCGGCAAAGCCTTTCAGTCACGACTCATCGTTGGAACCGGGAAGTACGAGGACGGCCCGCAGACCCAGGCTGCGATCGAGGCCTCCGGTGCGGAGATGGTCACCGTCGCCGTCCGCCGCGTGAACCTCGACCGCTCCACCGAATCCCTGTTGGACTTCATCGATCCGCGCCGCTACTTTCTGCTGCCGAATACCGCAGGTTGTTACACCGCAGAAGAAGCGATCCGCGCCGCCCGTCTCGGCCGCGAGGTGGGCCTCTCCGACTGGGTCAAGATCGAGGTCATCGGCGACCAGGCAACGCTCTATCCCGATATTCAAGCAACGCTTGAGGCTACCCGCGTACTGGTAAAGGAAGGCTTTACAGTCCTCCCCTATACCTCTGATGACATTGTGTTTGCCAAGCGACTCATCGACGCCGGTGCCGCGGCCGTCATGCCTCTCGGAGCCCCCATCGGCAGCGGTCTTGGCCTGCAGAACACCGCCAATCTGCGCATCCTGCGCGAGATGATTACCGAGGTCCCGCTTATCGTCGACGCGGGCGTCGGCACCGCCTCCGACGCAACCGTCGCCATGGAGCTCGGCTTCGACGGCGTCCTGATGAACACCGCCATCGCGCAGGCGAAGGACCCCTTGCTGATGGCAGAGGCCATGCAGCATGCCGTGCTTGCCGGACGCCAGGCCTATCTTGCCGGACGTATGCCGCGGAAGCTCTACGCAACCGCCAGCTCGCCGCTCGAGGGAATCT